From the genome of Tolypothrix sp. NIES-4075:
ACCAGCGTGCTTCTTGCAAAGCATCCAGCGCTGTTTCTGCTTCTTCTAAGTTGCGTGGTTCGTCTGTTGCACCAACCATCAGAATACCTGTTTTGCTGCCCAAGTAAATAATCCATCGACTAAATATATCAAAGATGCGGAAAGTGTTACCATCAGCAACACAGCTGCTGATTCGCTCACCAACTGCTGACGACTGGGCCAAACCACTTTGTCCAG
Proteins encoded in this window:
- the secE gene encoding preprotein translocase subunit SecE; translation: MAKKNEAEMPETTNGLSISNFYQGLREELDKVVWPSRQQLVSESAAVLLMVTLSASLIYLVDGLFTWAAKQVF